One genomic segment of Paenibacillus xylanexedens includes these proteins:
- a CDS encoding YlbF family regulator, whose amino-acid sequence MNIYDKANDLAKALRESSEVEEITSAMKLIEADPDAKAMLDNFRDQQMELQQRMMSGDMPAPDEMEKMEKLFEVLSLNLNIRRLFDAERRLSVIIEDVNKIIADSLGHLYGGAEA is encoded by the coding sequence GTGAACATTTATGACAAAGCCAATGATTTGGCCAAAGCACTGAGAGAAAGCAGCGAGGTGGAAGAGATTACTTCCGCGATGAAGCTGATTGAAGCTGATCCAGATGCAAAAGCAATGCTGGATAACTTCCGTGATCAACAAATGGAACTGCAACAACGTATGATGAGCGGGGATATGCCAGCTCCGGATGAGATGGAGAAAATGGAGAAACTGTTTGAAGTACTGAGTTTGAACCTGAACATCCGTCGCTTGTTTGATGCGGAGCGTCGTCTCAGTGTCATCATTGAAGACGTGAATAAAATTATTGCTGATAGCCTGGGTCATCTGTACGGTGGCGCTGAAGCGTAA